Genomic DNA from Scylla paramamosain isolate STU-SP2022 chromosome 25, ASM3559412v1, whole genome shotgun sequence:
TGTCCCTTaacaatattttaattttctgcttGTCTTGAATACTgtgttaagtcaggttaggtctGGTCTGGGTTGGGTTGGGATCAAATTTTAACTTCCTTCTAACAAAATCTTAACTTTCTGCCTGCCTTGAATActgtgttaggttaagttaggtcatgACTTTGTGCCTGCTCTGAATACTGGGTTGGGTCTGGTTAAGCTAGGTCTGGGTGTGTTGGATTGGGATAAaactttatctttcttcctacaaaatcttcactttctacctctcctctcctgggCTGACCTGTGAATGAGCTCACTGCGGCAAAGAAGTGACCTAAGTGTGagttactgtctgtctgtctgtctgtctgtctgtctgtctgtctgtcactgctCCTCAAAACACTGCATTGATACTTCATTACTCAAAAAGGTTAaggctgtgtgtctgtctgtctgtctgtttatcattGCATTGTTACTTCaggtgtctgtctctgtgtcttgcATTGCTAAGTTAGTCTGGTATatggtctgtttgtctgtctgtctgtcactccccACCACAGCCTCCTttactgcctgtctgtctgtcagacACTGGCTCTGCATGGTTAAAATGATGTATTGTTAAGGCAGTTTAGTGTgtggcctgtctgtctgtctgtctgtcactccccACCAGTCTAAAACAGCCTCCAAGCCTcacacaagctctctctctctctctctctctctctctctctctctctctctctctcagcacacagTATCCTAAGATCATGGCAAGCAATatagatataatatatatttatataatatataacttAAGGAACATACAACTgagttatcattttttttttcatcattttctgtGTCTCGGTAAAGCACAGGTGTTACCGACATcctacgcatctctctctctctctctctctctctctctctctctctctctctctctctctccctctctctctctctctctcacccctctctctctctctctctctctctctctctctctctccgaggaACACAGGCGCCCCACCACACGCAGCGGTGCACTTTGGTATAATTCCTGCAGTAGAAACTAAGCAAAAAAAGACTCCTCCACATGAATATAGAtagaaaaagtaataatgatgataataataataagagaaaacacacaagCCTCTCCTCTCTAtatctgcaccaccaccaccaccaccaccaccacaacgcctcctcaataaagatagaaaagataaaatattaatgataatgaaaaaggaaagaaaatcagtCTGTTCTTTCCACCACCAATCGTCACCagcatcagtaataataataataataataataataataataataataataataataataataataataataattttgatgCTTCAACAAGATTATTTCACCATcaaaaaattaaatgatatgAAACAAGATTAGCTAATTATCATctattttcactctctctctctccctctccctctcattgaATTCCATCACAAGTAACTCagataaacagtaataatattcaGATAAAATTTAACTTCTCTTCCCAACTTCTTCCCACAATTCTACTTGTAAATTTCTGTTCCTTTTCAAAGTCCcaactttttaaaatttatcaGAAAACATCAAcattatcctttcttctccctttctctctcagtctctctctcaaaacagtacaaaaaaatctctcattttctttttagccGTAGTTAATTAAAGCATCAGTCGCCAAaactcaataaaaaataataataattcctttttttccttcctaggGTCCTTTTTGGCGACTCCATGTCAGGCACTaggagtaaacacacacacgcacacacacttacagacacatgtacacacaaacGCTCAAGTAACAGGCTAGTAATATTACAATGAATGCTCCcctcatagtagtagtagtagtagtagtagtagtaatagaaatagtTCCTAGTAATCGGATAATTATTATATACACACTCACTATAGAAAATCATTTAGCCTTATCACTAACTGtacaaacaagaggaagaagcgacgaggaggaagaagaggaacgcTGGGATGcacagacaagaaaaataaagaacaaagagcgtagagtaaaaaaaattataaaaaccgagaggaaacacaaacaaacttaaaaataaacaggaaatatGTAGAATTCTGAGGCTTAAGCTCAACTGGAGGTACCACAACACAAAGCTTTCCTCTGCTCAAGCTCCTGCAGTTGTCTCTTAagcttctccttctcccgcAGCAGTCGGAGCTCTGCCTGCTGGAGGTTTTTGCAATGGAGGGCTGCCTTCTTCAGAATCTGCACTTTAGGGGCCTTCTCCTGGATCTTGGTGTCCGGGACCAGCTGGCGGAGAGTCTCAAAGGCATTCCGCAGGTCGACTCTCCTCTGCCGTTCCAGGGAGTTGTGGACCGACCGCCGCCCCTCGTCATTGTcccccttgttcctcctcctgtgcttgGTGGACTTGACGACCTGCCGGGGAAGTGGTTGTTGAGTTACGGTTGTTGAGGTCGTTTGGTTGGGTTTTGTCAGGTTGTGTGGGTTTAAAGGGTCTTGTTTGGtgttatacgagtatatatatatattttttttttttatacaagccAAAGCAGTGGTACATGGGAGCCGGTACATAGCAGCTCTACAATGATACATATAAGCTAAAGCAGTGGTACATAGGAGCCGGTACATAACAGCTCTACAATGGTACATATAAGCCAAAGCAGTGATACATAGCAGACGGTACATGACAGCCGACGGTACATTGCAGGTAGCATTCCCCCGTCCTCACCCTCACTGCAGTGTGGGTGTGGGAATTATGGGTAATGttttgaattctctctctctctctctctctctctctctctctctctctctctctctctctctctctctcagcatcccttcctcttcataaatttttcttcttctcttccccaaaAGAttcatagtttctctctctctctctctctctctctctctctctctctctctctctctctctctctctctctcttggcactAAAGCTAGTTTAATGTTTCGTCTTACTCCACAACACAGAAATCTAACTCTTCTTCCTGTCTGCTTTGCtctcaccgtctctctctctctctctctctctctctctctctctctctctctctctctctctctctctctctctctctctctctctctctccccctcgagGTCCTTGGCACTGTCTGTCTGGTCTCATGAATGCCAGGCTAGCTTGTGTCGCCATCCCAGATTTGGGTGccaagtaatctctctctctctctctctctctctctctctctctctctctctctctctctctcgttgcgtcttttttcttttccttctctttctctgtagtctctccctctcctcctcctcctcctcctctccctcctcctcctcctcctcctcctcctcctcctctccctcctcctccacatcagaGGCTGCACACAAcacttcttcctatttttcatatgatcaaaaagagagagagagagagagagagagagagagagagagagagagagagagagagagagagagagagagagagagagagagagagagagagagagagagagagagagagagagagagagagagagagagagagagggggggggggggctgtaCCCAAGGCGATGACACACGCTTGGGAATGCccgcaggaggaagaagagaggggaaagggaagaggaagatgaggaggaggaagaggggaagggctgtgagtgagtgactaTGTGTGGAATGCTTAAAGTTGAatcaaacactctctctctctctctctctctctctctctctctctctctctctctctctctctctcatgattacTATAGCATTGTATATGTATAAGCATGTGTATTAATGTCGTTATGAATACTGGATGGATAATGAACAAGTAGTGTTTGTATATATGCATGAAGGAAGTCACTggaatacacatacatacatacatacgttcaTATACATACTGATATATttaaggagagaaataaagacgaacagatggagaaagataaaacggaaagggaaggaaagatacggaataggtagattgatagacagacagacagacagacaaacatataaatagatagataagtagatagataaaaactATTAATCctacaagtaaaaaataaataatcttacAACCAActtctgctaccaccaccagcatcaccacaaccaccaacaccaccaccaccaccaccacaaccctaacCCAATACCGCAATTTCAGAGGACGAAGTAGACGTGGTATCCTGCCCAGAACAGgacatgaccaccaccaccactaccaccaccaccaccaccaactcgaGACTGCTCCCTCCCGCCACCCAGaccccagccaccaccaccaccaccaccaaagcctCTGTGGACGTGAAGCGACAACTGCAGCTGGCGATTCAAGAGGCGGTGAGGAACAGGCAGAACAAAAATGGCGTTGcgagtactggtggtgatggtggtgaggtggcGGCCCCTACCAGACTTGTTTCAGTGAAGATCAAGACACAGGGCAAGCCAGCGGCGTACACCAAGAGGATGCGGGACTATCATTCTGAGGTACGGTGCTCggggcttgttttttttttggggggggaggggaggggataattgggttgttgttgtttttttgggttaatgtttatttttgcttgtttctattcattattattattattattattattatttattttaatttgtattttttttcttattgctgttcaactattttttttttatttagtttcatttttctttttctcttactgtttaactactactattactactacaactacaaccttAACACTATCACATACAcagcccgcccgcccgcccacacacacacacacatacacaacttCCCTAACTCATTCACAGCCTTCATTTCCTACCACGCAGCTCAGGTGCACCAAACACTCCTCTGTATTCCGAAAACAGCGACTCGCAATGGTAAATAGACCGCAAGAAAAATAGGAATCAACCCAAACTCATCGTATTCTCACGGGAAACTATCGCGACTCTGCCAAATCTCCGCTATTTCTCAGATTTTTAGCCACATCACGTCCAATTACCACGACTGCAGCACCTCACTTAGCTCTCATGCATATTTTACCATTAGATTAAGTAGACACTCACATAATGCTGAAATAAAGCAGATTAGTAACGTACAAACACAGCACGTGGCACGTAAGACAACCCTGCTTATCCCGCCCGTCATTACATCATAAATACTCGTAAATAAACTCCCAATGTTCATTAGCTCGTATTTACCTTTGCTATCCCCCCGGTGTCCTTCCCTCGCAGCCACAGATACGGACAGGCCTCCAGATCGGCGATGTGCCACGATAATTCACGGACTCACTCACGCGTAATATTACGTCGACCATTGCTCGTCtcgaagtgatggtggtggtggtcttccagTCAGATGAAGttcttttttataataatatCGTAGTTAAAATGTGTTAAAATATTCTAAATGCgtgattttgtatatatttttttgtaatttggttttatttgttttttagatTTAGTTTGATTGTGAAATTAAATGTTGGTTTAAATAGTGTTACATTTTTGCTATGAGAAAACGTAGTTATTGAAAGAAGAATCGTCATCTATCATGCATACAATCTTCCTTTACTACTAATTATTTTAGTTTCATATTGTAATTTTTGTTTAGTAATTTTGTGCGTCGTTCAAATCACCAAAATATCGACATTGGCATGAATTAACATTTTCTTGCACTTTTGTAACTGCtgtaagataaatatataatgaaataaacggTAATATCGAGAACTAGAATCGTAATCCTGAAATATATaggtagaaagaagagaggggaggagaggagatagggaatgagaaaaggagaaaaaaaaaaaaaagggctacATTGACTCTTAAATATTCTTTCTCAtatattttgagcttcttttctataattgtttgtttattttctttcttaatctttacttatttccctattcatttgtttgtttaccttgtcATATTCATATTCTATCTTATTTCAActatcttatcttttccttccgtATCCAAACTGTCACATACATTATCCTATCAATTCTTAATCctaatcatctttttttcccaacCCAACATGCATATTTCTATCATTTTAcctcttatcctttccttaTCACATTACCCACCCAGTCTTTATCCTAACTACCAATACAGGCATtcctaatctatcctaacccAACTTTTAGCATTACCAGTTCtaaattatcataaaaaaacatTCCCAACCTATCT
This window encodes:
- the LOC135112992 gene encoding N-myc proto-oncogene protein-like translates to MYMNVVKSTKHRRRNKGDNDEGRRSVHNSLERQRRVDLRNAFETLRQLVPDTKIQEKAPKVQILKKAALHCKNLQQAELRLLREKEKLKRQLQELEQRKALCCGTSS